The following proteins are encoded in a genomic region of Coffea eugenioides isolate CCC68of chromosome 6, Ceug_1.0, whole genome shotgun sequence:
- the LOC113774745 gene encoding class I heat shock protein-like, with amino-acid sequence MALIPKLFGDMLAPSGLSDEAKGMVNARVDWKETPEAHAFKVDLPGLKKEEVKVEVEDGRVLAISGERAAEKEDKNDKWHRVERSRGRFIRKFLLPENAKVEEVKANMEYGVLTVTIPKQEVKKPEVRAIEISG; translated from the coding sequence atggcGTTGATCCCCAAGTTGTTTGGTGATATGTTGGCACCGTCTGGCTTGAGCGACGAGGCCAAGGGTATGGTGAATGCGCGGGTGGACTGGAAGGAGACCCCTGAGGCTCATGCGTTCAAAGTTGATCTTCCTGGACTGAAGAAAGAAGAGGTAAAGGTCGAGGTTGAGGACGGACGAGTTCTGGCGATCAGCGGGGAAAGGGCGGCTGAGAAGGAAGACAAGAATGACAAGTGGCACAGGGTTGAGAGGTCACGCGGCAGGTTCATAAGGAAGTTTTTGCTGCCTGAAAATGCTAAAGTTGAGGAGGTCAAGGCGAACATGGAGTATGGGGTCCTCACCGTCACCATCCCTAAGCAGGAGGTGAAGAAGCCAGAGGTCAGGGCCATTGAGATCAGTGGTTGA